Proteins encoded by one window of Halococcus agarilyticus:
- the hisG gene encoding ATP phosphoribosyltransferase, with amino-acid sequence MRIAVPNKGRLHDPTIDVLERAGLHVADGADRKLYAETVDPEVTVLFVRAADIPEYVADGAADVGITGLDQVREAGVDLHDLLDLGYGTCRLVLAAPEEGEVETVADLAGGTVATEFPNVARDFFADRGIEPAIVEVSGATELTPHVDVADAIIDITSTGTTLAVNNLAVVDEVLQSSVRLVARPDVADDPKVEEVATALASVISADGKRYLMMNVPADRLDDVREVIPGLGGPTVMDIAGDDAVAVHAVVDEDDVFETINDVKRMGASDVLVTEIERLVE; translated from the coding sequence ATGCGCATCGCCGTGCCCAACAAGGGCCGCCTGCACGACCCGACGATCGACGTGCTCGAACGTGCCGGGCTCCACGTCGCCGACGGCGCGGATCGGAAGCTCTACGCCGAGACGGTCGATCCGGAGGTCACCGTCCTGTTCGTTCGCGCCGCCGACATCCCGGAGTACGTCGCCGACGGCGCGGCCGACGTCGGCATCACGGGGCTGGACCAGGTCCGCGAGGCCGGCGTCGACCTCCACGACCTGCTCGATCTCGGCTACGGCACCTGCCGGCTCGTGCTCGCCGCCCCCGAGGAGGGGGAGGTCGAGACGGTCGCTGATCTCGCCGGCGGCACCGTGGCGACCGAGTTCCCGAACGTCGCGCGTGACTTCTTCGCCGATCGGGGGATCGAGCCCGCGATCGTGGAGGTCTCGGGTGCGACGGAGCTCACACCCCACGTCGACGTCGCCGACGCGATCATCGACATCACCTCGACGGGGACCACGCTCGCGGTCAACAACCTCGCGGTCGTCGACGAGGTGCTCCAGAGTTCAGTTCGCCTGGTCGCGCGTCCCGACGTCGCCGACGACCCGAAGGTCGAGGAGGTCGCGACCGCGCTCGCGTCGGTGATCTCGGCCGACGGCAAGCGCTACCTGATGATGAACGTCCCTGCCGACCGACTCGACGACGTTCGCGAGGTCATCCCGGGCCTCGGCGGCCCGACGGTGATGGACATCGCGGGCGACGACGCGGTCGCGGTCCACGCGGTGGTCGACGAGGACGACGTCTTCGAGACGATCAACGACGTCAAGCGGATGGGGGCGAGCGACGTGCTCGTGACCGAGATCGAACGGCTCGTCGAATAG
- the glpB gene encoding glycerol-3-phosphate dehydrogenase subunit GlpB: MAIEDDVCVVGGGLAGMTSAIRAARKGARVRLVSHKKSTLRHASGLVDVLGYTPDGELVAEPFDALSALPEGHPYRRVGTDAVRAGLDLFDQVAGDAYRGNHTDTNALVPTHGGTVKPTARYPQSVAAGLASRSEETLFVGFETLTAFDAPLAADHLAAAGVPSRTRGVTVDFPGEFRADSRVTRFARALDENETIETTDGPTTARRALAAAVEPHLDGAGRVGFPAILGEDEPSAVRTALETRLGVEAFEVPMGPPSLPGLRLEELFDAALDEWGVRRTTGNPVVDFEADGGRIRAVYVDRNGQRTPFHADQFVLATGGLVGKGIDSDRTGVVEPVFDCHVPHPGDRYEWFADEAFGDHPFARFGVAVDDDLRPLDAGGGVEYGNLRAAGGVLGGADFAAEKSGSGISLATGHAAGRAAGEAV; the protein is encoded by the coding sequence GTGGCGATTGAGGACGACGTCTGCGTGGTCGGGGGCGGCCTCGCGGGGATGACGAGTGCGATTCGGGCGGCCCGCAAGGGCGCACGGGTTCGCCTCGTCTCGCACAAGAAGAGCACGCTCCGACACGCGAGCGGCCTCGTCGACGTGCTCGGGTACACTCCCGACGGCGAGTTGGTCGCGGAACCCTTCGACGCGCTCTCGGCGCTTCCGGAGGGCCACCCCTACCGACGGGTCGGGACCGACGCGGTGCGTGCGGGCCTCGACCTGTTCGATCAAGTTGCGGGCGACGCCTACCGGGGCAACCACACCGACACGAACGCGCTCGTGCCGACCCACGGTGGCACCGTGAAGCCGACCGCACGCTACCCGCAGAGTGTGGCCGCGGGGCTCGCGAGTCGCTCGGAGGAAACGTTGTTCGTCGGTTTCGAGACGCTGACCGCGTTCGACGCGCCGCTGGCCGCAGACCACCTCGCCGCGGCGGGCGTTCCGTCGCGGACGCGCGGCGTCACGGTCGATTTTCCGGGCGAGTTCCGGGCCGACTCGCGGGTCACGCGCTTCGCGCGCGCACTCGACGAGAACGAGACGATCGAGACGACGGACGGACCCACGACCGCTCGGCGGGCGCTCGCCGCGGCGGTCGAACCCCATCTCGACGGCGCAGGGCGAGTGGGGTTTCCGGCCATACTCGGCGAGGACGAGCCGAGCGCAGTCCGGACAGCCCTCGAAACCCGTCTCGGAGTCGAGGCCTTCGAGGTGCCGATGGGGCCGCCGAGCCTCCCGGGACTTCGGCTCGAAGAGCTGTTCGACGCGGCGCTCGACGAGTGGGGCGTTCGCCGGACGACCGGCAATCCCGTCGTCGACTTCGAAGCCGACGGCGGGCGGATACGGGCGGTGTACGTGGATCGAAACGGACAGCGAACGCCCTTCCACGCCGACCAGTTCGTGCTCGCTACTGGGGGATTGGTCGGCAAGGGCATCGACTCCGATCGGACGGGAGTGGTCGAGCCGGTCTTCGACTGTCACGTTCCTCATCCTGGGGATCGCTACGAGTGGTTCGCCGACGAGGCGTTCGGCGACCATCCCTTCGCACGATTCGGCGTCGCAGTCGACGACGATCTACGGCCGCTCGACGCCGGTGGGGGAGTCGAGTACGGGAACCTCCGGGCTGCCGGGGGCGTCCTCGGCGGCGCGGACTTCGCGGCGGAGAAATCGGGCAGCGGGATCTCGCTGGCGACCGGCCACGCTGCGGGTCGTGCGGCGGGCGAGGCGGTGTGA
- a CDS encoding YeiH family protein, producing the protein MVRRVRRLLPGLALLVAIGLAARAVAGMIPSMNYLIVAIVIGFVVANTRDVPAWAKPGAETHTLWLETGIVVMGASVALDRVLAAGPRLLVLVAGTVLTTVVVVEALARTVFAIHEETGSLLAAGSSICGVSAVVAIAESIDADETRIAYAAATVLLFDAATLFAYPVVGHALHLSDTVFGVWAGLTMFSTGPATAAGFAFSEAAGEWALLVKLTRNALIGLAAIGYALYYTRRTGGSAVAGRVTGGLAQLWETFPKFVLGFLGVMLVANLGVLGDPAIASLSHAADWTFMLAFAGLGLGIDVDELRSTGYEPILVVLVGLVAVSTTVLFVVESLF; encoded by the coding sequence GTGGTGAGGCGGGTCCGACGACTCCTGCCGGGCCTGGCGCTGCTCGTCGCGATCGGTCTCGCTGCCCGCGCCGTCGCGGGGATGATTCCCTCGATGAACTACCTCATCGTGGCGATCGTCATCGGGTTCGTGGTCGCGAACACCCGTGACGTCCCCGCGTGGGCGAAGCCGGGGGCCGAAACCCACACGCTGTGGCTCGAAACCGGGATCGTGGTGATGGGCGCGAGCGTCGCGCTCGACCGCGTTCTCGCCGCCGGACCCCGTCTCCTGGTGTTGGTCGCCGGCACCGTCCTCACGACCGTGGTGGTCGTCGAGGCACTCGCCCGCACGGTGTTCGCGATTCACGAGGAGACCGGATCGCTGCTCGCCGCGGGATCGAGCATCTGTGGCGTCTCGGCGGTCGTCGCCATCGCCGAGAGCATCGACGCCGACGAGACCCGGATCGCCTACGCCGCCGCCACGGTGTTGCTGTTCGACGCGGCGACGCTGTTCGCGTACCCCGTGGTCGGCCACGCACTCCACCTCTCCGACACCGTCTTCGGCGTCTGGGCCGGGCTCACGATGTTCAGCACCGGGCCCGCGACCGCCGCCGGCTTCGCCTTCTCCGAGGCCGCCGGCGAGTGGGCGCTGCTCGTCAAACTCACGCGGAACGCGCTGATCGGACTCGCCGCCATCGGGTACGCCCTCTACTACACCCGACGGACGGGGGGATCGGCGGTCGCGGGACGTGTCACCGGCGGCCTGGCACAGCTCTGGGAGACGTTTCCGAAGTTCGTGCTCGGATTTCTGGGCGTGATGCTCGTCGCCAACCTCGGCGTCCTCGGCGATCCCGCGATCGCGTCGCTCTCACACGCCGCCGACTGGACGTTCATGCTCGCGTTCGCGGGGCTCGGTCTCGGCATCGACGTCGACGAACTCCGCTCGACGGGGTACGAACCGATCCTCGTCGTGCTCGTCGGGCTGGTCGCCGTCAGCACCACCGTGCTGTTCGTCGTCGAGAGCCTGTTCTGA
- a CDS encoding methyltransferase domain-containing protein: MYAFELGGEHDAFAAREAASAATDVEVVAPGIALAHGVDRDRVRTLAYTHRTSRVVGRTNATVTDAVACLDDATLDVAGTVAVRARDVRRTTGIDTPTAERRLGGVLTDRGFAVDLDDSDHELRALFADGTCVLGWLDMESVRDFGPRKPTKKPFFKPGSMDPLLARALVNIAGAGSESLLVDPMCGTGGMLVEAGLVGADVVGLDAQATMARGAAQNLTHYLDEEGSPGFATAQADATRLPLRDDAADAVVFDAPYGRQSRIEGELDGVVTGALGEARRIAERAVVVGDRPWTTAAREAGWNVETTFERRVHRSLVRHIAVLG, from the coding sequence GTGTACGCGTTCGAACTCGGCGGCGAGCACGACGCGTTCGCCGCCCGGGAGGCCGCGAGTGCGGCGACCGACGTCGAGGTCGTCGCGCCAGGCATCGCGCTCGCTCACGGGGTCGACCGCGATCGGGTTCGGACGCTCGCGTACACCCACCGGACGAGTCGCGTCGTCGGCCGGACCAACGCCACCGTCACGGACGCCGTCGCCTGCCTCGACGACGCGACGCTCGACGTCGCGGGAACGGTCGCGGTTCGCGCGCGCGACGTGCGCCGCACGACCGGGATCGACACCCCGACTGCCGAACGACGCCTCGGTGGCGTGCTCACCGACCGTGGGTTCGCGGTCGATCTCGACGACTCCGACCACGAGCTCCGGGCGCTGTTCGCGGACGGGACCTGCGTGCTCGGCTGGCTCGACATGGAGAGCGTGCGGGATTTCGGCCCGCGCAAACCCACCAAGAAGCCCTTCTTCAAACCCGGATCGATGGACCCGCTGCTCGCGCGCGCCCTCGTCAACATCGCCGGTGCGGGGTCGGAAAGCCTGCTCGTCGATCCGATGTGCGGCACCGGCGGCATGCTCGTCGAGGCGGGGCTCGTCGGGGCGGATGTGGTGGGGCTCGACGCCCAGGCAACGATGGCCCGCGGCGCGGCGCAGAACCTCACACACTACCTCGACGAGGAAGGCAGTCCCGGATTCGCCACCGCGCAAGCCGACGCGACCCGCCTCCCGCTTCGCGACGACGCCGCCGACGCAGTCGTGTTCGACGCCCCCTACGGCCGCCAGTCGAGGATCGAGGGCGAGCTCGATGGTGTGGTGACGGGCGCGCTCGGCGAGGCGCGGCGGATCGCGGAGCGAGCCGTGGTGGTCGGCGACCGACCGTGGACGACTGCGGCGCGCGAGGCGGGCTGGAACGTCGAGACCACCTTCGAGCGTCGTGTGCATCGCTCGCTGGTGCGGCATATCGCGGTGCTCGGCTGA
- a CDS encoding RidA family protein, with amino-acid sequence MNREHVSTGTEWESQVGYSRAVRAGAQIHVSGTTATDEDGEIVGPDDPHAQTVHALSNVERALEAADATIEDVVRTRLYVTDIDDWGAIGAAHREVFGDVRPATSMIEVARLIDPDLLVEIEATAVVDATDDAEHADNQ; translated from the coding sequence ATGAATCGCGAGCACGTCTCGACCGGCACCGAGTGGGAATCGCAGGTGGGGTACTCGCGCGCCGTTCGTGCCGGGGCCCAGATCCACGTCTCGGGGACGACCGCGACCGACGAAGACGGCGAAATCGTCGGGCCGGACGATCCACACGCACAGACCGTCCACGCCCTCTCGAACGTCGAGCGCGCGCTCGAAGCGGCGGACGCGACGATCGAGGACGTCGTCCGCACCCGGCTGTACGTCACCGACATCGACGACTGGGGGGCGATCGGCGCAGCGCATCGAGAGGTCTTCGGCGACGTTCGGCCCGCGACCAGCATGATCGAAGTCGCGCGACTGATCGATCCCGACCTGCTCGTGGAGATCGAGGCGACCGCCGTCGTGGATGCGACTGACGACGCCGAGCACGCGGACAACCAGTAG
- the glpA gene encoding anaerobic glycerol-3-phosphate dehydrogenase subunit GlpA, producing the protein MTNSTEVLVIGGGSTGCGIARDLAMRGVDVTLVERGNLTHGTTGRMHGLLHSGGRYAVADQESAAECIDENRVLRRIASHTIEMTGGLFAQLPGDSDEYFEEKLAGCRECGIPAEVLTGEEAREIEPYLTRDVERAIRVPDGAIDPFRLCVANAADTERHGGRIETHAEVIDVLVEGDRVVGVEVRHESGPGKRSHREPGTTERIEADHVVNATGAWAGQLGAMAGVEVEVRPSKGVMTVMNSRQVDTVVNRCRPKDDADIVVPHETACILGTTDVEVEDPDDYPEEQWEVDLMIEKLSELVPMLAEARTLRSFWGVRPLYEPPDTGTTDPTDITRQFFLLDHAERDGLDDMTSIVGGKLTTYRLMAEQISDHVCEKLGVEARCRTAEEPLPGSEDFSVLRDYMEEFGLRSPVGRRSTERLGSRADDVLKTDDPNPVVCTCEAVTRAELEDAIEDAGTDLNATRIRTRASMGNCQGGFCAHRMAALLHPAHDEATTRTALDELYRERWKGQRHALWGEQLSQAMLNHALHATTMNRDRDPAAREDAIEYDRFDAGPTEAQVGAATDGGCDEREQSSESGDPNGGDERGD; encoded by the coding sequence ATGACGAACAGCACCGAGGTGCTCGTGATCGGGGGTGGCTCGACCGGCTGTGGCATCGCGCGCGACCTCGCGATGCGCGGCGTCGACGTCACGCTCGTCGAGCGCGGCAACCTCACCCACGGGACCACCGGACGGATGCACGGACTGCTCCACAGCGGCGGCCGCTACGCGGTTGCCGACCAAGAGAGCGCCGCTGAATGCATCGACGAGAACCGCGTTCTCCGACGGATCGCGAGTCACACGATCGAGATGACCGGCGGACTGTTCGCCCAGCTGCCAGGCGATTCCGACGAGTACTTCGAGGAGAAGCTCGCGGGCTGTCGTGAGTGTGGGATCCCCGCCGAGGTGCTCACCGGCGAGGAGGCCCGCGAGATCGAACCCTACCTCACGCGGGACGTCGAGCGCGCGATCCGGGTGCCCGATGGTGCCATCGACCCCTTCCGGCTCTGTGTGGCGAACGCTGCCGACACCGAGCGCCACGGCGGGCGGATCGAGACCCACGCCGAGGTGATCGACGTGCTCGTCGAAGGCGATCGGGTCGTCGGTGTCGAGGTCCGTCACGAGAGCGGGCCAGGCAAGCGTAGCCACCGCGAGCCGGGCACCACCGAGCGCATCGAGGCCGACCACGTCGTGAACGCGACGGGCGCGTGGGCCGGCCAGTTGGGAGCGATGGCGGGCGTCGAGGTCGAGGTCCGGCCCTCGAAGGGCGTGATGACGGTGATGAACTCCCGGCAGGTCGACACCGTCGTGAATCGATGCCGCCCGAAGGACGACGCCGACATCGTCGTGCCCCACGAGACTGCCTGCATCCTCGGCACGACCGACGTGGAAGTCGAGGATCCCGACGACTATCCCGAAGAGCAGTGGGAGGTCGATCTGATGATCGAGAAGCTCTCGGAACTCGTCCCGATGCTCGCCGAGGCCCGGACGCTCCGCTCCTTCTGGGGTGTGCGGCCGCTGTACGAGCCACCCGACACCGGCACGACGGACCCGACGGACATCACGCGCCAGTTCTTCCTGCTCGATCACGCCGAACGCGACGGTCTCGACGACATGACGAGCATCGTCGGCGGCAAGCTCACCACCTACCGGCTGATGGCCGAGCAAATCTCGGATCACGTCTGTGAGAAGCTCGGCGTCGAGGCGCGGTGTCGCACCGCCGAGGAGCCGCTGCCCGGGAGCGAGGACTTCTCGGTCCTCCGGGATTACATGGAGGAGTTCGGGCTGCGATCGCCGGTGGGCCGTCGGAGCACCGAACGACTGGGCAGCAGGGCCGACGACGTGCTCAAGACCGACGACCCCAATCCGGTGGTCTGCACCTGTGAGGCAGTCACGCGCGCCGAACTCGAAGACGCCATCGAGGACGCGGGAACCGACCTGAACGCCACGCGCATTCGGACCCGCGCCTCGATGGGCAACTGCCAGGGCGGGTTCTGTGCCCACCGGATGGCCGCGCTGCTCCACCCCGCACACGACGAGGCCACCACGAGAACCGCACTCGACGAGCTGTATCGGGAACGGTGGAAGGGCCAGCGCCACGCGCTCTGGGGCGAACAGCTCTCCCAGGCGATGCTCAATCACGCGCTCCACGCGACCACGATGAACCGCGACCGCGACCCGGCGGCGCGCGAGGACGCGATCGAGTACGACCGATTCGACGCCGGGCCCACCGAGGCACAGGTCGGCGCGGCGACCGATGGCGGATGCGACGAACGCGAGCAGTCGAGCGAGTCCGGCGACCCGAACGGGGGTGACGAGCGTGGCGATTGA
- a CDS encoding helix-turn-helix domain-containing protein: protein MREFTFAIDYDAGADPIMDVCIEHPSVVAHSLDGFVTEDRFWRIERISGPERALDRIEAVRFDGTKCGESITERDCEAARYHDVLERSADEIVIYTYLEDIAACESVHTLAGKHLPSGLVFETRRQGSRHQWRVLMRSDAKVGVLYDEIGARLRDGLSFQMGHLRDADGWQRDSLTTLSMPDEQRTALCAAVEGGYYETPRGTTLDDLADELSVPRSTLSYRLRQAETRLARRYVGDGTDDRWLRNRRTSE from the coding sequence GTGCGGGAGTTCACGTTCGCCATCGACTACGACGCCGGGGCCGACCCCATCATGGACGTCTGTATCGAGCATCCCTCGGTCGTGGCCCACTCGCTCGACGGCTTCGTGACCGAGGACCGGTTCTGGCGTATCGAGCGGATCTCCGGGCCGGAGCGCGCGCTCGATCGGATCGAGGCCGTTCGGTTCGACGGGACGAAATGCGGCGAGTCGATCACCGAGCGCGACTGCGAGGCGGCCCGGTATCACGACGTGCTCGAACGTTCCGCCGACGAGATCGTGATCTACACCTACCTCGAAGACATCGCAGCGTGCGAGTCGGTTCATACGCTCGCCGGCAAACACCTCCCGTCGGGGCTGGTCTTCGAGACCCGCCGCCAGGGCTCGCGTCACCAGTGGCGGGTGTTGATGCGCTCGGACGCGAAGGTGGGGGTGCTCTACGACGAGATCGGCGCGCGCCTCCGCGATGGGCTCTCCTTTCAGATGGGGCATCTCCGTGACGCCGACGGCTGGCAGCGCGACTCGCTCACGACGCTCTCGATGCCGGACGAGCAGCGGACGGCGTTGTGCGCCGCCGTCGAGGGCGGGTACTACGAGACGCCACGGGGGACGACCCTCGACGACCTCGCCGACGAGCTCTCGGTGCCGCGGTCGACGCTTTCCTACCGACTCCGACAGGCCGAAACGCGGCTCGCACGTCGGTACGTCGGGGACGGGACCGACGACCGATGGCTCCGAAACCGGAGGACGAGCGAGTGA
- a CDS encoding TATA-box-binding protein has translation MSAQDPKETINIENVVASTGIGQELDLQSVAMDLEGADYDPEQFPGLVYRTQEPKSAALIFRSGKIVCTGAKSTADVHESLEIVFDKLRDLEIRVEDDPEIVVQNIVTSADLQKTLNLNAIAIGLGLENIEYEPEQFPGLVYRLDDPEVVALLFGSGKLVITGGKEPADAEHAVDKITDRLDDLGLLDG, from the coding sequence ATGTCTGCCCAGGACCCGAAGGAGACGATCAACATCGAGAACGTGGTGGCGTCGACGGGCATCGGTCAGGAGCTCGACCTCCAGAGCGTGGCGATGGACCTCGAAGGGGCTGACTACGACCCCGAGCAGTTCCCCGGCCTCGTCTACCGGACCCAGGAGCCAAAATCCGCCGCGCTGATCTTCCGGTCGGGCAAGATCGTCTGCACCGGGGCGAAGAGCACTGCCGACGTCCACGAGAGTCTGGAGATCGTCTTCGACAAGCTCCGCGACCTCGAGATCCGTGTCGAGGACGACCCCGAGATCGTGGTCCAGAACATCGTCACCAGCGCCGACCTCCAGAAGACGCTGAATCTGAACGCGATCGCGATCGGGCTCGGGCTCGAGAACATCGAGTACGAACCCGAGCAGTTCCCGGGTCTCGTCTACCGACTCGACGATCCCGAAGTGGTCGCGCTGCTCTTTGGCTCGGGCAAGCTCGTCATCACGGGCGGCAAGGAACCGGCGGATGCCGAACACGCGGTCGACAAGATCACCGACCGGCTCGACGACCTCGGCCTGCTCGACGGCTGA
- a CDS encoding sulfurtransferase, whose translation MSDYANDVLVSAAWVDERLAAFERDDPSLRLLEVDIDPSNYDAGHVPGATKIDWERDLQDATTFDVPTRTDFERLLGDAAITADSTVVIYGDMMNWFAAYAYWLFVYYGHDDVRLVDGGRDRWRARDLPVTTDVPRFTGRSYAVTGTNEAIRADRPDVEDAMGRGVPLVDVRTPEEYRGEILAPPGWNEGVQRGGHIPGAVNVPWSQVVDDDGCFKPAAELRELYREAGLDPGTEVITYCRIGERSALTWFVLSELLGYDDVRNYYGSWVEWGNTVGASIEKGQRAEMRRE comes from the coding sequence ATGAGCGACTACGCGAACGACGTGCTCGTTTCGGCCGCGTGGGTGGACGAGCGACTCGCTGCGTTCGAGCGCGACGACCCATCGCTTCGGCTGCTGGAGGTCGACATCGATCCGAGCAACTACGACGCGGGCCACGTGCCGGGAGCGACGAAGATCGACTGGGAGCGTGACCTCCAGGACGCCACGACGTTCGACGTCCCGACGCGGACCGATTTCGAACGGCTGCTCGGCGACGCCGCCATCACCGCCGACTCGACGGTCGTCATCTACGGCGACATGATGAACTGGTTCGCCGCCTACGCCTACTGGCTGTTCGTCTACTACGGCCACGACGACGTTCGCCTGGTCGACGGCGGTCGCGATCGCTGGCGGGCGCGCGACCTGCCGGTGACGACCGACGTCCCGCGGTTCACCGGCCGCTCGTACGCGGTGACGGGAACGAACGAGGCCATTCGAGCCGACCGGCCGGACGTCGAGGACGCGATGGGTCGTGGCGTCCCGCTCGTCGATGTCCGCACTCCCGAGGAGTACCGTGGCGAGATCCTCGCTCCGCCGGGCTGGAACGAGGGCGTCCAGCGCGGCGGCCACATCCCGGGCGCGGTGAACGTCCCGTGGAGCCAGGTCGTCGACGACGACGGCTGCTTCAAACCCGCGGCGGAGCTCCGGGAGCTGTACCGAGAGGCAGGCCTCGATCCGGGAACCGAGGTCATCACCTACTGTCGCATCGGGGAGCGTTCGGCGCTGACGTGGTTCGTCCTCAGCGAACTCCTCGGCTACGACGACGTTCGCAACTACTACGGCTCGTGGGTCGAGTGGGGGAACACGGTCGGCGCGTCGATCGAGAAGGGCCAGCGTGCCGAGATGCGCCGCGAGTAA
- a CDS encoding DUF7473 family protein — MIGTVALQAVPVAGGPLAYLGSFLVFAAVYSATAHIAARNVLGDVPLRRALVVGATIAVVVLLLQQYGAIAFAVALALDFVVIRYVYRLRLRTTGLVTLVHLVVSILLTIATLSLVRLLGSAPA, encoded by the coding sequence GTGATCGGGACCGTCGCGCTCCAGGCCGTACCCGTCGCCGGCGGTCCGCTCGCGTATCTCGGCAGCTTCCTCGTCTTCGCGGCCGTCTACTCGGCGACCGCCCACATCGCCGCGCGGAACGTGCTCGGGGACGTGCCGCTCCGCCGGGCGCTCGTCGTCGGCGCGACCATCGCGGTGGTCGTGCTCTTGCTCCAGCAGTACGGCGCGATCGCGTTCGCCGTGGCGCTCGCGCTCGATTTCGTCGTCATCCGGTACGTGTATCGGTTGCGACTGCGAACGACCGGCCTCGTCACGCTCGTCCACCTCGTCGTCAGCATCCTCCTGACGATCGCGACGCTCAGCCTCGTTCGCCTCCTCGGGTCCGCTCCGGCCTGA
- the glpK gene encoding glycerol kinase GlpK, giving the protein MSDATYVGAIDQGTTGTRFMIFDHAGEVIARAYEKHEQIYPEPGWIEHDPTEIWKNTEIVVREALDTAGIDAAQLAAIGITNQRETTMIWDDDSGSPVYNAIVWQDRRTTDRVEELEEAGKVEEIRAKTGLEADAYFSATKAEWLLDNADPLKTQRARPADLRDRAAGGELRFGTIDTWLIHRLTGNHITDVTNASRTMLFDIHDMAWDDELLEEFRVPGEMLPEVRPSSDDDFYGTTDPEGFLGAEVPVAGALGDQQAALFGQACFDPGDAKNTYGTGSFFLLNTGEEAVESDQGLLTTVGFQRSGEPVQYALEGSIFVTGAAIEWLEDVDLINNAAQTADLARSVDSTDGVYFVPAFTGLGAPHWDGRARGTIVGMTRGTRKEHIVRAVLESIAFQTRDVAEAMVADADLEINSLQVDGGAVRNDFLCQQQADIVGTEIVRPAVDETTALGAAYAAGLAVGYWVDYDDLRKNWRVERTFEPTDDATVDDRYARWTEAVERSRDWAREE; this is encoded by the coding sequence ATGAGCGACGCAACCTACGTCGGCGCGATCGACCAGGGAACGACCGGGACGCGCTTCATGATCTTCGATCACGCCGGCGAGGTGATCGCGAGGGCCTACGAGAAACACGAACAGATCTATCCCGAACCGGGATGGATCGAGCACGATCCGACGGAGATCTGGAAGAACACCGAGATCGTCGTGCGCGAGGCGCTCGACACCGCCGGGATCGACGCCGCACAGCTCGCGGCGATCGGGATCACCAACCAGCGCGAGACCACGATGATCTGGGACGACGATTCGGGCTCCCCGGTGTACAACGCGATCGTCTGGCAGGATCGCCGGACCACCGATCGGGTCGAGGAGCTGGAGGAAGCGGGGAAGGTCGAGGAGATCCGGGCGAAGACCGGGCTCGAAGCCGACGCGTACTTCTCGGCGACGAAGGCCGAGTGGCTGCTCGACAACGCCGACCCGCTGAAGACCCAGCGCGCCCGACCCGCCGATCTCAGGGATCGCGCCGCGGGCGGCGAGCTCCGTTTCGGCACGATCGACACGTGGCTGATCCACCGGCTCACCGGGAATCACATCACGGACGTCACGAACGCCTCGCGGACCATGCTGTTCGACATCCACGACATGGCGTGGGACGACGAACTCTTGGAGGAGTTCCGGGTGCCCGGCGAGATGCTCCCCGAGGTGCGGCCCTCCTCGGACGACGACTTCTACGGGACGACCGATCCCGAGGGGTTTCTCGGTGCGGAAGTCCCGGTCGCGGGCGCGCTCGGCGACCAGCAGGCCGCGCTGTTCGGCCAGGCCTGCTTCGATCCCGGCGACGCGAAGAACACCTACGGCACCGGCTCGTTTTTCCTGCTCAACACCGGCGAGGAGGCCGTCGAGAGCGATCAGGGACTCCTCACGACGGTCGGCTTTCAGCGCTCGGGCGAACCCGTCCAGTACGCACTCGAAGGGTCGATCTTCGTGACGGGGGCGGCGATCGAGTGGCTCGAAGACGTCGACCTCATCAACAACGCGGCCCAGACCGCCGATCTCGCCCGCTCCGTGGACTCGACGGACGGCGTCTACTTCGTGCCCGCGTTCACCGGGCTCGGCGCACCCCACTGGGACGGGCGCGCCAGAGGGACGATCGTCGGGATGACCCGCGGCACCCGGAAGGAACACATCGTCCGGGCCGTGCTCGAATCCATCGCGTTCCAGACCAGGGACGTCGCCGAGGCGATGGTGGCCGACGCCGATCTCGAGATCAACAGCCTGCAGGTCGACGGCGGCGCGGTGAGAAACGACTTCCTCTGCCAGCAACAGGCCGACATCGTCGGCACCGAGATCGTCCGCCCCGCGGTCGACGAGACCACCGCACTCGGCGCGGCGTACGCCGCCGGTCTCGCCGTGGGCTACTGGGTGGACTACGACGACCTCCGGAAGAACTGGCGGGTCGAGCGGACGTTCGAGCCCACGGACGATGCGACCGTCGACGACCGCTACGCGCGCTGGACCGAGGCCGTCGAGCGATCGCGCGACTGGGCGCGCGAGGAGTGA